In Phyllopteryx taeniolatus isolate TA_2022b chromosome 22, UOR_Ptae_1.2, whole genome shotgun sequence, one DNA window encodes the following:
- the LOC133471639 gene encoding CD9 antigen-like isoform X2, translating into MTALSSWELCVKYALFVFNFIFWLAGTGVLAVGLWLRFDSRTSGLFEGDDSPSVFFTGVYILIAAGALMMVVGFLGCCGAIKESPCMLGLFFLFLLVIFAVEVAAGIWGLSNKDRVVDDVTEFYKQTYTNYKDTRQEALKETLRLIHFGLNCCGPTGTVIDAAKDICPKKEGLEALITTSCPAAIEEMFNNKLHIIGGVGIGIGVIMIFGMIFSMMLCCAIKRSRDFV; encoded by the exons ATGACGGCTCTGAGCAGCTGGGAGCTTTGCGTCAAGTACGCCCTCTTCGTCTTCAACTTTATCTTCTGG CTGGCCggcacgggcgtgctggcggTGGGGCTATGGCTGCGCTTCGACAGCAGGACGTCCGGACTGTTTGAGGGCGACGACTCGCCCTCCGTCTTCTTCACAG GCGTGTACATCCTGATCGCGGCCGGAGCGCTGATGATGGTGGTGGGCTTCCTGGGATGCTGCGGCGCCATCAAGGAGTCGCCGTGCATGCTGGGATTG TTCTTCCTGTTCCTGCTCGTGATCTTCGCCGTGGAGGTGGCGGCGGGCATCTGGGGTCTGTCCAACAAGGATCGCGTGGTGGACGACGTGACCGAGTTCTACAAGCAGACTTACACCAACTACAAGGACACCAGGCAGGAGGCGCTCAAGGAGACCCTCCGCCTCATCCACTTCGGC CTGAACTGCTGCGGGCCAACGGGCACGGTGATCGACGCCGCCAAGGACATCTGCCCCAAGAAGGAGGGGCTGGAGGCGCTCATCACCACG AGCTGCCCGGCCGCCATCGAGGAGATGTTCAACAACAAGCTGCACATCATCGGCGGCGTGGGCATCGGCATCGGCGTCATCATG aTCTTTGGCATGATCTTCAGCATGATGCTCTGCTGTGCCATCAAGCGATCCCGAGACTTTGTTTAA
- the cwf19l1 gene encoding CWF19-like protein 1, translated as MEEKPARVLVCGDVEGKLGALFNRVHSIQKKTGQFDLLLCVGEFFASTPEAEEEWQQYKRGAKKAPIHTYILGAGSQETAKKFPSADGCELADNITYLGRRGVFTAASGLQIAYVSGREAPQEPAPAHCFGPKDLTALLDPLTGSSKFRGVDVLLTSQWPRGVWRYANNPEVNTKCCGSGAVAKLADKLKPRYHFAALEGAHYERLPYRNHVVLQETAQHVTRFIALATVNNPAKKKYLYAFNIIPMKTMEPSELIKQPQDVTENPYRRLAKDEESLKSGSGAGVEEEEPSPQFFFDLSGGDGRGGGRGRKRPPEGDRSARKRPRERPLPPGECWFCLASPQVEKHLVVSIGTHCYLALAKGGLNAGHVLILPIGHYRSTVELASEVLREMDEYKAALRSFYKSRGERCVLFERNYRSQHLQLQVVPVPPDRCAGAGLKEAFVAQAQEQQMELVEIPQHSDLKQIAPPGVPYFYVELDSGDKLFYRIQRNFPLQFGREVLASEAVLNIPTRADWKECRQSRAEEEAACARLRDAFRPYDFAWDE; from the exons atggaagaaaaaccGGCGAGAGT CTTGGTGTGTGGGGACGTTGAAGGCAAGCTTGGAGCGCTCTTCAACAGAGTGCACAGCATCCAGAAGAAGACGGGACAGTTTGAC CTTCTTCTGTGTGTTGGAGAATTCTTTGCATCGACACCGGAAGCCGAGGAAGAGTGGCAGCAGTACAAAAGAGGAGCAAagaaag CCCCCATCCACACGTACATCCTGGGCGCAGGAAGTCAGGAAACGGCAAAGAAATTCCCCAGCGCGGATGGCTGCGAACTGGCTGACAACATCACATACTTGG GTCGCCGCGGCGTGTTCACGGCGGCGTCGGGCCTCCAGATCGCCTACGTCAGCGGGCGCGAGGCCCCGCAGGAGCCGGCGCCCGCCCACTGCTTCGGCCCCAAAGATCTGACAGCCCTGCTGGACCCGCTGACCGGCAGCAGCAAGTTCCGAGGCGTCGACGTCCTGCTGACGTCGCAGTGGCCGAGGGGGGTGTGGCGCTACGCAAACAACCCG GAAGTCAATACAAAGTGTTGTGGAAGCGGCGCCGTGGCCAAGCTGGCAGACAAACTGAAGCCCAGATACCACTTTGCCGCGCTGGAGGGCGCTCACTACGAAAGGTTACCTTACAG gaatcACGTGGTTCTCCAGGAAACCGCTCAGCATGTCACTCGCTTCATTGCCTTGGCAACCGTCAACAATCCCGCCAAGAAGAAG TACCTGTACGCCTTCAACATCATTCCCATGAAGACGATGGAGCCGTCGGAGCTGATTAAACAGCCGCAGGACGTGACGGAGAACCCCTACAGGCGGCTCGCCAAAGACGAGGAGTCTCTGAAGAGCGGCTCGGGCGCCGGCGTGGAGGAGGAG GAGCCGAGCCCTCAGTTCTTCTTCGACCTCAGCGGGGGGGACGGACGCGGCGGCGGGCGCGGCCGGAAGAGACCGCCGGAGGGAGACCGGTCGGCACGCAAGCGACCTCGTGAGCGTC CGCTTCCCCCCGGGGAGTGCTGGTTCTGCCTGGCGAGCCCTCAGGTGGAGAAGCATCTGGTGGTCAGCATCGGGACACAC TGCTACCTGGCGCTGGCCAAAGGCGGCCTGAACGCGGGACACGTCCTCATCCTGCCCATCGGACACTACCGGTCCACGGTGGAGCTGGCCTCCGAGGTTCTGCGGGAGATGGACGAGTACAAGGCGGCCCTGAGGAGCTTCTACAAGAGCCGCGGGGAGCGCTGCGTGCTCTTTGAGAGGAACTACAGGAGCCAGCACCTGCAGCTTCAG GTGGTCCCGGTGCCGCCGGACCGCTGCGCCGGCGCCGGCCTGAAGGAGGCCTTCGTGGCGCAGGCTCAGGAGCAGCAGATGGAGCTGGTGGAGATTCCGCAGCACAGCGATCTCAAGCAG ATCGCGCCGCCCGGCGTGCCCTACTTCTACGTGGAGCTGGACTCGGGCGACAAACTCTTCTACCGCATCCAGAGGAATTTCCCGCTGCAGTTCGGGAG GGAGGTTCTGGCCAGCGAGGCGGTTCTTAACATTCCGACCCGAGCCGACTGGAAGGAGTGCAGACAAAGCCGagcggaggaggaggcggcgtgCGCGCGGCTGAGAGACGCCTTCCGGCCGTACGACTTCGCCTGGGACGAATaa
- the LOC133471639 gene encoding CD9 antigen-like isoform X1, protein MGALQCVKYLLFIFNVLFWLAGTGVLAVGLWLRFDSRTSGLFEGDDSPSVFFTGVYILIAAGALMMVVGFLGCCGAIKESPCMLGLFFLFLLVIFAVEVAAGIWGLSNKDRVVDDVTEFYKQTYTNYKDTRQEALKETLRLIHFGLNCCGPTGTVIDAAKDICPKKEGLEALITTSCPAAIEEMFNNKLHIIGGVGIGIGVIMIFGMIFSMMLCCAIKRSRDFV, encoded by the exons ATGGGAGCGCTGCAGTGCGTCAAGTACCTGCTCTTCATCTTCAACGTCCTCTTTTGG CTGGCCggcacgggcgtgctggcggTGGGGCTATGGCTGCGCTTCGACAGCAGGACGTCCGGACTGTTTGAGGGCGACGACTCGCCCTCCGTCTTCTTCACAG GCGTGTACATCCTGATCGCGGCCGGAGCGCTGATGATGGTGGTGGGCTTCCTGGGATGCTGCGGCGCCATCAAGGAGTCGCCGTGCATGCTGGGATTG TTCTTCCTGTTCCTGCTCGTGATCTTCGCCGTGGAGGTGGCGGCGGGCATCTGGGGTCTGTCCAACAAGGATCGCGTGGTGGACGACGTGACCGAGTTCTACAAGCAGACTTACACCAACTACAAGGACACCAGGCAGGAGGCGCTCAAGGAGACCCTCCGCCTCATCCACTTCGGC CTGAACTGCTGCGGGCCAACGGGCACGGTGATCGACGCCGCCAAGGACATCTGCCCCAAGAAGGAGGGGCTGGAGGCGCTCATCACCACG AGCTGCCCGGCCGCCATCGAGGAGATGTTCAACAACAAGCTGCACATCATCGGCGGCGTGGGCATCGGCATCGGCGTCATCATG aTCTTTGGCATGATCTTCAGCATGATGCTCTGCTGTGCCATCAAGCGATCCCGAGACTTTGTTTAA